One Vicinamibacteria bacterium genomic window carries:
- a CDS encoding biopolymer transporter TolR, with the protein MRCYIFGLILLGWSSLAIPSPGPERSVFEGHGDVGETRRPGSLLFDTDKGEYRVTASGENMWGAQDAFHFAWRRLSGDLILTAEVSFPEREGNAHRKAGWMVRAGVESDAPYADGVVHADGLISLQYRLVRGGPTLEVRSPVRAPATIRLERTGDLFSLSVAHEGKAFQPVGSVTVALPDPVYAGLAACAHEAAALATASFSRVSLETLGSTPEAARVLESRLEVISIGNGEREAVYTAREHIEAPNWSRDGRSFIFNRGGRLLTLPREGGQPRLVDTGVADRLNNDHGLSPDGRWLAISHSPGPDSLIYVVPAGGGEPRQVTALGPSYWHGWSPDGKTLAYCARRSGEFDVYAISADGERSTDEKRLTTAAGLDDGPDYAPDGKTIFFNSDRTGRMRIWRMGADGSDQRQATFDEEYEDWFPHPSPDGQWVAFLSYGKGVQGHPPNQDVALRIMPLAGGEPRVLARLFGGQGTINVPSWSPDSQSLAFVSYRLVKP; encoded by the coding sequence ATGAGGTGCTACATTTTTGGCTTGATCCTCCTGGGGTGGTCATCCCTGGCTATCCCCTCGCCGGGGCCGGAGCGAAGCGTCTTCGAGGGGCACGGTGACGTCGGGGAGACGCGGCGCCCGGGCTCGCTGCTCTTCGATACCGACAAGGGGGAGTACCGTGTCACGGCGAGCGGGGAGAACATGTGGGGGGCGCAGGACGCCTTCCACTTCGCATGGCGGCGACTCTCGGGGGATCTGATCCTGACCGCGGAGGTGAGCTTTCCGGAGCGGGAGGGAAACGCACACCGCAAGGCGGGCTGGATGGTCCGCGCTGGAGTCGAGTCCGATGCACCCTATGCGGACGGCGTGGTGCATGCGGACGGGCTCATCTCCCTCCAGTACCGGCTCGTAAGGGGCGGTCCCACCCTCGAGGTGCGTTCTCCGGTTAGGGCTCCCGCCACGATCCGTCTCGAACGGACGGGAGACCTCTTCAGCCTCTCCGTGGCCCACGAGGGGAAGGCGTTCCAGCCCGTGGGTTCGGTGACGGTCGCTCTTCCCGACCCCGTCTATGCGGGGCTCGCCGCGTGTGCGCACGAGGCGGCGGCCCTCGCCACCGCCTCTTTCTCCCGGGTCAGCCTGGAGACCCTCGGCTCCACGCCGGAGGCGGCACGTGTCCTGGAGAGCCGGCTGGAAGTGATTTCCATCGGAAACGGCGAGCGCGAGGCGGTCTACACCGCTCGGGAGCACATCGAGGCCCCCAACTGGTCGCGTGATGGTCGGTCGTTTATCTTCAACCGGGGCGGGCGCCTGCTGACCCTGCCGCGGGAGGGTGGCCAGCCGCGTCTCGTGGACACGGGAGTGGCCGACCGCCTGAACAACGACCACGGCCTGTCTCCTGACGGGCGTTGGCTCGCCATCAGCCACTCGCCCGGCCCGGACTCGCTCATCTACGTCGTGCCCGCGGGGGGAGGGGAGCCTCGCCAAGTCACGGCTCTCGGCCCGTCCTACTGGCACGGCTGGTCTCCCGACGGGAAGACCCTCGCCTACTGCGCGCGGCGCAGCGGCGAGTTCGATGTCTACGCCATCTCCGCCGACGGCGAACGATCGACGGACGAAAAGCGTCTTACCACGGCGGCCGGCCTCGACGACGGCCCGGACTATGCGCCGGACGGGAAGACAATTTTCTTCAACTCGGACCGGACCGGCCGCATGAGAATCTGGCGGATGGGCGCCGACGGCTCCGACCAGAGGCAGGCGACGTTCGATGAGGAGTATGAGGACTGGTTCCCCCACCCCTCTCCAGACGGGCAGTGGGTGGCCTTCCTCTCCTACGGCAAAGGTGTCCAAGGGCATCCGCCCAACCAGGACGTGGCCCTGCGGATCATGCCGCTCGCGGGCGGGGAACCGCGGGTTCTCGCCCGCCTCTTTGGCGGTCAGGGAACGATCAACGTCCCCTCCTGGTCTCCGGACAGTCAATCGCTGGCCTTCGTGAGTTATCGCCTGGTCAAACCGTGA
- a CDS encoding response regulator codes for MVRVLVADDSEPLRTMFQETLIGEGFEVVAATDGQEALDLFHAAGPFDLVLLDGDMPRLTGREVARKLRADGFGLPVVIVSGTVHISEAEARALGVTFLLKPVPPNDLVRELRRLLGPPRP; via the coding sequence ATGGTGCGTGTGCTTGTAGCCGACGACAGCGAGCCATTGCGCACTATGTTCCAAGAGACCCTGATCGGCGAGGGCTTTGAAGTCGTGGCGGCCACGGACGGCCAGGAGGCCCTCGATCTCTTCCACGCCGCCGGTCCGTTCGACCTCGTCCTCCTTGACGGCGACATGCCCCGCCTCACGGGCCGCGAAGTCGCCCGGAAGCTGAGAGCGGACGGCTTCGGCCTCCCGGTGGTGATTGTCAGCGGCACCGTCCACATCAGCGAAGCCGAGGCCCGGGCGTTAGGCGTTACCTTCCTCCTCAAGCCTGTGCCACCTAACGATCTCGTGCGCGAACTCCGTCGCCTCTTGGGCCCCCCGCGGCCCTAA
- a CDS encoding ATP-binding protein, with product MAPASRTRRSRVRVPAKPRPSRHLKKAPAKPVRGFPTPDFRALFEASPGLYLVLMRDLTIVAVSDAYTRATMTKREEIVGRGLFAVFPDNPDDPNATGVSNLRASLERVLQNRAPDAMAVQKYDIRRPDSKGGGFEERYWNPVNTPVLGRRGEVTYIIHRVEDVTEVVRLQNLGNEQQSQKMEALGRLASGVAHDFNNLLGVIAGYGELLGKQLHDQPRLSKYCSDILKATERAAALTRQLLAFSRKQILQPQVLDLNAVVADVEKMLRRVIGEDILLVTLPAQNLGAVRADPGQIEQVLLNLAVNARDAMPRGGRLTIETATVDLDALYARSRPGVEPGPHVMLAVSDTGHGMKQEILDHIFEPFFTTKEAGKGTGLGLATVHGIVRQSGGHIWAYSEPEHGATFKVYLPRVGTVGAVAAPEKPERELPRGAETVLLVEDESVLREMVRECLEASGYTVLEARQAAHALEIAQAHSGPIHLLITDVVMPGMSGRKLAQSLAVSHPETTVLYMSGYTDDAVVLHGVLAEDMAFLQKPFTIRALAQKVRAILDER from the coding sequence ATGGCGCCAGCCTCGCGGACGCGGCGTTCTCGGGTTCGTGTTCCCGCCAAGCCTCGGCCCTCCCGTCACCTCAAGAAGGCCCCCGCAAAGCCGGTCCGTGGGTTCCCGACGCCAGACTTCCGTGCCCTGTTCGAGGCGTCGCCTGGTCTCTACCTAGTGTTGATGCGGGACCTCACGATTGTAGCCGTCAGCGACGCCTACACACGAGCTACGATGACCAAGCGTGAGGAGATCGTCGGCCGCGGGTTGTTCGCGGTCTTCCCCGACAACCCCGATGATCCAAACGCGACCGGCGTCAGCAACCTCCGAGCGTCGCTGGAGAGGGTGCTCCAAAACCGCGCCCCCGACGCCATGGCCGTACAGAAGTACGACATCCGGCGGCCCGACTCCAAAGGTGGAGGCTTCGAGGAGCGGTACTGGAATCCGGTCAACACTCCCGTTCTTGGGCGGAGAGGAGAGGTGACCTACATCATCCACCGGGTCGAGGACGTCACGGAGGTGGTTCGCCTGCAGAACTTAGGGAACGAACAACAGTCGCAGAAGATGGAGGCCCTCGGTCGCCTGGCGAGCGGCGTAGCCCACGATTTCAACAACCTGCTTGGTGTCATTGCTGGTTACGGAGAACTCCTCGGGAAGCAGCTCCACGACCAGCCACGCCTCAGCAAGTACTGCAGCGACATTCTGAAGGCAACCGAGCGCGCAGCAGCCCTCACTCGTCAGCTCCTCGCCTTTAGCCGCAAGCAGATCCTCCAGCCACAGGTTCTCGACCTGAACGCGGTGGTGGCGGACGTGGAGAAAATGCTGCGGCGGGTGATCGGTGAGGACATCCTGCTCGTCACCCTCCCCGCGCAGAATCTGGGGGCGGTCCGGGCCGATCCGGGGCAGATCGAGCAGGTCCTCCTGAACCTGGCCGTGAACGCGCGCGATGCCATGCCGCGGGGAGGGCGCCTGACAATTGAGACCGCCACCGTTGACCTCGACGCACTCTATGCCCGGTCGCGACCCGGGGTTGAGCCCGGTCCTCACGTGATGCTGGCTGTGAGCGACACGGGTCACGGCATGAAACAGGAGATCCTGGACCACATTTTCGAGCCCTTCTTTACGACCAAAGAGGCGGGTAAGGGTACGGGCCTCGGACTGGCCACCGTCCACGGGATCGTCAGGCAGAGTGGTGGCCACATCTGGGCCTACAGCGAGCCCGAGCACGGAGCGACGTTCAAGGTCTATCTCCCGCGGGTCGGCACGGTGGGGGCCGTAGCCGCCCCGGAGAAGCCCGAGCGGGAACTGCCGCGCGGTGCAGAGACGGTACTCCTCGTCGAGGATGAGTCCGTCCTGCGGGAGATGGTCCGCGAGTGTCTGGAAGCGAGCGGCTATACGGTCCTGGAGGCGCGTCAGGCCGCGCACGCCCTAGAGATCGCCCAGGCGCACTCCGGGCCCATCCACCTCCTGATTACCGATGTGGTCATGCCCGGGATGAGCGGACGCAAGCTGGCCCAGAGCCTGGCCGTCTCTCATCCCGAGACCACGGTCCTCTACATGTCGGGCTACACGGACGACGCGGTTGTTCTCCATGGTGTCCTCGCGGAGGACATGGCGTTCCTTCAGAAACCGTTCACGATCCGCGCGCTCGCGCAAAAGGTGCGCGCCATTCTCGACGAGCGCTGA